The Engystomops pustulosus chromosome 2, aEngPut4.maternal, whole genome shotgun sequence genomic interval ACCTCTGGGGAACAATAAATATAGGTCTGAAAAGCTTTTAAAATGCTCTagaaaatgctgtatttatttgtCTGAAGGTCGTAGGCTACTAGACTATGAGAAGAACTACTAGGCCTTTATTTAATTCAAGCAACATAGCTTGTAGTAAAGAAAGAAGACTACGTTTTAAGTCTTACATTCAAAATCCTCAGATTTTGGATGCCACAGCCCAGGACGTAAAGGACCATTGCCTGTTCTTCACTTGCCGTTACTTATACTTCAAGGGAAAGTTGCATGGCTCTGATCAACTTGACTTGGTGAACATGGTATAGACACTTTAAGGGCAAAAGTTAGTGAATTTTACCTAAGTTGTGTCCAAGAAATTAGAAGAAATTCCTGGTTTCACATTTTCAAGTGTTTTAGATACTTTTATGATTTGTACAAcaaaagggacaaaaaaaatcCACATTCTAAGTATCCAAAATGTAAAATAGCAGAAACTTTGTGCAGAAGTTTCCACTATTTTCTTGTTTTGTCTGACGGACTTTTGGCTTGCATCATGCACCATGAGGAAGGAGGATTTAAGGATCGAAAGGGGTGAGCTGGCTTATCATAGCCTTCAATATGTAGGCATATACTAAGCAAAATAATAGAAGGTGTAAAGTTAGACTAGAAAATAGACAGATCAATCATTTACTGTAGAATTCAACACTGATATTTGGTGCACTTTAAGACTGTCTTTTAGACACTTTTAGCAAATTCCATTGTGTAGTTAGTATTGACCATTCTAGGCAGGTAGATAGATCAGATTCCCAGCATTGGGAATATTTTACGGTGAATAGATACCACTTTGATTTCGTTACGTGTACATGGCCATGAAGTCAGCAGTGCATTTATTGTTAGGGTGAAATAATGTGTGAAGTTATTTGACATCATGCAGTGAATCATTTCTTATTGAAGACAACATTGAAGAAACAACAAGACAAAATTCTACAGATACCATTATCATATACAAGAAATAGACTATAGACAATAATGGACATAGTTATACGTACAGCAATATGACAGATTACACAAGTGGGGTCAAGACTATAACATACAGTAGATTATAAGATTCACTACTACGCAGTGTCACTGTGCACAATGAATTAGAAAGGCAACTGAGGAACAACCATCAATAACATACAGTAGATTTCAAGGTTCCTACTGGAATGTATATTCATAGATTCTAATTCAAGAATGAGCTATCTACATTTAGCTGAGTGCTTGTAGAACAAAAGCTTATCATGTACCGTCATTTCCAAGGCAAAAGAGTAAAGAAGCTCGCTCACACAGTTACTAGCTACTGAAAACACATTTTTACAGGCTGGTTTTTCGACCTAACCAGCAAAGTGATTCCCATCTCCAAAGACTCCATTGAGAAGTGACAACGCTGCTGTGATGGATTTTCTGAAGAGTTTATTGCGGACAGAATACATAGTCTGATTATTGCTTTGTAACAATAGGATTTCAGTCTAAGGGGCTCACAAAATGTGGAATCAGACTGAACTCCAGGCAAAAAACGAAAATACTCCCTGCTGATTAAATATCTTAAATGAATACAAAATATAAATGCAGCTCTGGACTCAATACACAACATATCTAGTCGGGACTTAttttaataaagtaataaaacaaaGCACCTTCTGGGTGTCCTAGTTTTAGGCTGTGGTCACATCTGAGTTGGAGGCTCCAtctaataaaatagtaaaattacAGATATCATGATGAAAACTTTACTGACCTGTTATAGTCAATAAGATTCAGTGGTGTCTATTATGTGACAGATCTGGCACTCCCATACTTTTAGTTGTCTTGCCCCCGTGGCACGTCAGAATGACAAAAAATATCAATACAGATGTGAACAGACCCTTAAAAGAGGAAACATTTCTCATTTGTCTTAAGTCAGTAGTGATTGTAAAGTACTGAACCCCCAGATAAGACTATTTGTAGTAACTCCTGATTGTCAGTGGTTCCACCCATTGTATCCTGCCTTTGGGGTATCACTGGATATATAATATTGACCTGAATGTTGGTAAGTTCACTTTGCATAAATTAAGGATTCTCCCAGTGGCATGCATTGAGTCCTTAGCTGCAACCCTGAATTAAAAGACAGAAAAAGGTGATCTTAAGAGCAATATTCTAATGCACTCCGGCTCCTATCCTGTAAGCCTTATTATCTGGCTCACTTTGCTTAAAATACATTCTGGTCAACTTCACGAAAAAGACACTAAACCTTACGGACATTCACTCTGTAGCCAAATTTTCCAGAATATTATTATCTCTTATTCTCAGCAACATAACTGTAGTGTTATCTATTGCGGCTCCCATGACCACTACATTGTCTCCAGTATCACCAATTGAGAAATATCTATCCATATCTACATGATATCAACAGCTCCTTATATTAGCTGGATGTTTACAAGCTGCAAACTTTAAAAGTGTTGTCAGAGAGAAAAATAATATTTGCAAATGCCACCTTTTTACCATATAAAcagttttatttttcttaaagtGCCATTAAATGGTATTAGAAATTCTAATGATTGAAGCTCCCCTACCACAGAGGAAGATAGGCTCGGCCTCCAGCTTTCAGCACTTTCACACTGCTCCTGATATTCCTAAATATTTCATTTCCTTTTTTCCAATCTCACCACTTATTAGCTGGATAATTTTATTAGCCTAAATGCATTAATATCAATGTTCTTTTTTACTCAGGAGCAGtctgagagtgctgggaggtaatTGTCTTTCGATATATAGAAGGCAGGGGGAAGGCTACTGAAGAGCAGACTGAGAGTGCTAGGAGGAAATTGTCTTTTGATATAGAAGGCAGGGGAAAGGCTACTCAGGAGCAGACTAAGAGTGCTAGGAGGAAATTGTCTTTCGATATATAGAAGGCAGGGGGAAGGCTACTGAAGAGCAGACTGAGAGTGCTAGGAGGAAATTGTCTTTCGATATATAGAAGGCACGGGGATGGCTACTGAAGAGCAGTCTGAGAGTGCTaggaggtaattgtcttttgataCAGAAGGCAGGGGGAAGGCTATTAAGAGCAGACTGGGAGTGCTAGAAGGAAATTGTTTTTCGATATAAAAGGCAGGGGTAAGGCAACTCAGGAGAAAACTGAGAGTGCTAGGAGGGATTTGTTTTTCGATATACGGTAGAAGGCAGGGGGAAGGCTACTCAACAGCAGATTGAGACTGCTAGGAGGTAATTGTCTTTTTATATAGAAGGCAGGGGGAAGGCTACTCAGGTGCAGATTAAGGGAGCTaggaggtaattgtcttttgataTACAGTAGAAGGCAGGGGGAAGGCTACTCAGGTGCAGATTAAGGGTGCTaggaggtaattgtcttttgataTACAGTAGAAGGCAGGGGGAAGGCTACTCAGGTGCAGATTAAGGGTGCTaggaggtaattgtcttttgataTACAGTAGAAGGCAGGGGGAAGGCTTCTATCTAGGTGCAGATTAAGGGTGCTAGGAGgtaattgtctttcgtttaagaAGGGAAAGGGAACAGTTCTTCCCATGTGAGAGAaaagcttcctgtcaagaaataATACAGCAGGTCTTGCCAGCTCCAGTGTAAGCTTTAGAAAATGCATCAGGTGGGCTGTCCACGGCCTGAAATAATCTACGCCATTACACACCCGTTCCCTGCCCATTAGGCGTGGAGGTGTGTTGGTTGCaatgggggagggggtcacaaTTTACCTGCCATGACCCAGGAATTGTGCAAGCCACAATAAATTCCCTCCCAGTGTTTTTATGGCAGAAATCTATCATTTGCAAAGTTTTTATGTCAGTGAATGCCTTTAGGTTGCATTAGATTAGAAAACCATAGCTCTTTCTTTCACAACCAGTGCCACCCATATCCATTAGTGGTGTGTGGTATCACAAGTCAGCCTTACTATAACCTCAGACATCTACTCCAAGGTTTTGTGGTAGATTTGGACCCAATTGTTTGTTGTTCAACTTCATAGGTCTAAAGTTAAAGCAATAAACTGGAAAACacattttttccttttctcaTAAGTATGACCTATATATTTCTTAGCATGGGAGCTTTTATCTCATGAACTAGCAACTATTTGACATCCTGTTAATATACTATAACATTGGATATCTATTATGAGAAATCTGTGAACTAATTTGATGCTCTATACAACACACATGTCATAATAATCATTGCAATACATTGTAACTGTAATGCCATAATAATACAATGTTATGTTATGGCCCATAAGTAAGTTTGGTAAATTGTAGGACACTGTATGCCGTCACCTGCTGTTCAGTCTACATCAGTGAGCTGGTAATATTCAACACAGAGGCCATTGagattggtaaaatcattattagAGATGGCTCAGTGTCCTAGATGGCTTTGAGTTTGGGAATAAATGAATTCTGTATTTGATGCTTCTTCTCCTTAGGTTGACCTCAGGTTGCCTTCTGATTTGCTTTATTCCTGTTCTTTGCAGCTTCCAGATCTGAGGTCAGTGATTTGTGGTGAAACTGGCAAACTTGGACAGCTTTCTGAGCCACCATCAtcacactctgtaaggagaaaaAACAGGCTATTAAAGACATCCTGTCAGCAgaactaataaaccactaacagtatgttgccaagcagctgaacacctttcagATCGTGTTtcattcatgacccagtgtggtggtctcatccagaaaatcaactttgaagtgagatgtaaattggttgtataaagtcaaggagattttaacactgaagtcaagctctctcttccccaGGCAGCCCCAATCACTGTTATTGAGATTCCAAAAATCACTAACCAAATCTCGatgtatgatgtcaatcacagaggaggaggcattaaGAGCTCCcaaacttgacttcagtgttaaaaactccgcctccttgactttatacaaccaatttacatctcacttcaaagctatTTTTCTAGATGATTCCTCCACACTGGACTATGAAAgatcaaaaactagaaggtgttatgctgcttgacaatattctggttgtggcttattaggccagtttctaaagacaggtttactttaaattTACAAAAGAAAGAATACATAGATAATATAAGCTATAAGACTATTGGAAGTGGCAATAGAGACACAAGTTTATGTATTACAGATTTTTCTTAGATTATTGGTTATTGGTTAGCAGACGAATGTGTGTGGCTGGTGGAAACCGAGCCACATGCTTTATCTGCTCCCATGAAATGCACACATTGCAAAGGGCAGGAGTGCTTGTTTCATACAGAAATGATGCAAGAACTCCCCTGACCTAACGGAGGCAACACTACTGTGAGAAGTTTTACAATATCAATGTCCATGGGATCAGACTAACAAACGTTCATGTGCAGGTGGCCTTCGTGTGAATACTTGCCAATGACTACACATATTACgtaaaaacaatatacatactgactaatatttatttgtatacaTGAAGCCTATTTTAGATTGAGTCTCTCCTTACCTGCAATGTGGGGAGTTCCTGGCACACACAGACTGAGGCGGCCCAATCTATCACGTGATACAAGCCTGGCGAGTCTTAAACCTTCGTCCATCAATGTTTGTTGCAAAAGCTGCCGGCTCCATGGTGCTGGATGTGGTAGAGCAAGTGACAGGTCTGCAGGGGGAGCTCCAGGAGAGGTGGGTATTCTTACAGTTACAGCTGCTTAAAAACATAGACGTAGCATGTTaagctcatagcaaccaatcacagcacagcttttacTTCTTATAGTCCCCTTAAAAAATTGTTTTCATAAATCTGCTAAATCAAATGATGACGGCAGATCTAACCTTGCAGATGGCCGTCCATGCTCTCCCCAGAAACACTTCCACTGTCTTCTTCCAAACTATGTCTTACTGATGTAGTTACACTTTCTGATTCGCTTTGCAATGGGACTTCCACAACCTGataataaaatgtaatgaatCCAACGTTACTTAAAATGATTAAGGCATAGTGCCATAAAATGATCTCTTTTACTTATGTTCTCTCCCTCATTACTATTTGCGATATGGTGAAAGTTTTCTCTAATAGGTTTGGATATAATGGGGGGATTCATTAATGTGTCACAGGCTCCAATAGTGTAGAGCTCAACACCATTAGCCTAGGGCTGCAACAGATTCATCACCGTGATGAtgtttaagggtacattcagacaggtgaccccctcccccgccatagaAACAGCGTTGCACGGCCGCACacaggggaaaagatagagcatgctttatcttttccccGCATACGGCGCGGAGCCGtcattgatgtctatggggtcGTCTGAATGTACGGCTGCTGAGCCCTACTTGTAAACCTACTTTTAGCTGGCTTAAACTACATCACAATGTGGCACCCCCTTATTTTTTGGAGAACAGACTATTTTACACCCAGCCATGCCCCCTTTTCCAAAGGCCACAACCCCTATGTCGGAAAGtaagaaaaggggaaaaaatgcCTTCATAAATGTGCTGGAAGGCCTTTTTTTGGTGCCAATTATGTCAGAAGTTTTTCCAGAGTGGCATCATGAATTCCCcccaatatttttatatatatattccattccAACATGTGAAAGACATTAGACCAGACACTGTAATTCAATTACTATCATTAAAGTCATGTTATCATTAAAGAGAGCTGTTTTAGCAATAGAAAGTAACCAGAGAGAAaaaatatggggcacatttactaagggctttgcgacagttttctgtcaaactttgcacgttcttttttgttgaaactgcttgcacaggtatgtaagaagtgtctgcaccaccaaTGTGTCACACGCGACCGTTTTGTAGTGCAGCTGCGCTAGTCTCCATGGGACACAATTTAGGGCTGTTCCggggctcagtcagaccgtgcgccagatttaacatgcaaagtctgtagcACGCCCTAtgtcaaaaaaagttggtgaattctgtcgggccagtgcagggaagcgccacattcaagatttctggcgcacgttcttaataattctggcgcactgatcattatacatgggcagagcacttttagttttttcttagttaatgtgccccactgtgctcCATCTTTTTTTGTGAAGTGCCCCTCCTCTCTGACAACATGCAGTTTTACAAACACAGGATTTGGCAACTACATCTACATACCTTTCATGtcaaattattattaattattttattctaaGAAAATAGTAGAagtttatgaatatttttaaagCAAGTTGGAAAAAAGAGCTCCAGGCTTTTGAAAAGTGAAGTAATTGTCACTTTCCAACGGCAAGATATACTACTATATTTCATGTATTTagaagtaggaaaaaaataataaaacactagGCACATTATTCTGCTATGAGATAGATTACCTCTTGCTTTGGTATTTTTGTCAGTGGTGCCCCTGTCTCTTCAGGATTTAACCTGAGGGAAATATAACATACATTAACGTGTGAATTCAATACATACAGTAGTAAAAGGTTTTATATTTTACACCGTTGGGGGCAATTGTGTGTGTTAACATTTATAATAGGCTTTCATCCTAAATTTTTCCTGCTGGATCAATGTATATTTCATATCCTTCTTTTCCTCAGTTATAAATCAGCTTAAAGAAATATGGAAATACGTTTTCCAATATGGGAAATGGAAAACCATTCCTCCCTTTGCCTACTTTGAGCCCCCTTAACACCAGACATAGCTTACAAGAAGCCTAACAATATGATGTGCAAACTCTCTATAAGGAGAACTCCTagttcctgaccctagtcacaagcctctcaccaaaccagttccctacgctgtattgaggagacccaaccaggtcgaagtAGCGCTGTAGCTGTTGGtctattccttctggaatagatatactggtttgattCTCACATATAGGGTGTTCTAACCTGTACTCTGTGTCTGATAAGGCGCTAGGAGTGCATCTTAACTTATTGTTTGGTATGTACAAAGCCCATTCTACGTCATGGCACACACTATCTGTGAGTTTTAATAAAGGCtctttcaacaaaaaaaaatatgttctttTTAGAGCAGGTGAGCTTGTACTCAATAGGATCATTGaaaggtcgaaacagtgctgtctacaggtgggaatctgttccttctagaatagatatactggttggcTTACCACattatgttattagacttcttgtaggtcatacttggtgttaaggggtctgcaaggtagcaaaaggaggcattgttttacatgtttatatttcccagaatcccctggtggagcatcaatgCCAATAAGTCTCCACAGacattaattggcaaactctccataggGAGAACGCTTACTTCCTGACACAAGAAGCATCTACAGAAGGCAAACCAAGACAAAGTTAGATATACAGTAATTAGATTGTATAACAAAATGTCCATAGCTGTAATAGTTAATATCTCATTTAAAAGCTAACTATACGACCTTATGAAAAAGCTAACAAAATCTATCAAATCATATAAATACTAATTGTATAAAAATTACAGAATTGTAGTTACGAAAGCCAACACACACAAACAAATAATGATGAAAGAGCCTTAATCATGCTTGCTATCATATCAGTATCATAATCCTGTCcagaataatactaataataaaacataataccGTACAAAAGTCATCCCTGCCCTATCACATTGACATCCtagccagggccggctccaggtatcagtaggcccctgggcgatagagcctcagtaggaccctttgcagtaaactcacatggcggcattaaaaattcagaaactaaaacagtcttctgttccctaaaatattctctaacttatcataccaaacagccctcttatgggtattttatataaagtccccccagcagctctgggacccgGCACTTGCTCGGATATGCCCTTTGCTGGTGCCAGCTCTGATCCTAGCTCAAGATTGTCCAACAATTTTGGGTCCCCTCATTACCAGAAGTCAGCATGGTTCTCCTTATCATTTTAAGCTGTCCTGCCGAGAGCTGGTGTAATAAATATCACAGGATAATGGACCAAAAGAATAGGTTTGTGAATCCTAAGACATGTAGTCTAACACTATCTACTTTGCAAAAATAGAATCAACCAAGGTCAATAATAATCAATAGTCCATGGGAAAGTAAATGGCTCAAAGCATTAGATGCTGTTGTGTGTCTTCTAGGAGTTTTAAGATGTTTTACTGAGCAAAGAGGAACAGTTACCATACAGGGTGAAAACATACCTGGAGCACTTCAGAGATGCCAAGTAGGAGCTCTCTCGTGCCGCTTGCCTTGCTAGAGAGAACAGCTCCACCCTCCTAAGCAGTAGGGTATTGTCCCTCATACAACATTGAGCTGCCGCTTCATTTATTGTTAGCTggtaaaaacagaataaaatgaaAATTTTGATTAGGAAAAGTATGAAAACAGTAAGATTTAACAATTGTATCATTCTATGTATTACTATCAATGATGGCTCTACATAGTTTACCATGATGTatggggcaaaagagaaataacaTCAGTTATCAAGTAATGTATCCAAAAGTACATGGCTGTTATTAGGAAATCAAAATTAATTTCTGTGTTGATGGAAAGAAACAACTTTCTGAACCAAGTcactgcaatttagaaactttttaattaaatgaaTTGGAGCTGATCTGTAGTAACCTgatctgaccactacactgagaaCGGAGCTGTTTTCTTCCTGTTTCATTCTCTTATTTTCAGATGCTGGGAACAACCGATCTTTGCAGGTCCAGGTCCAATCTTATTGTGAAGACCTAAAGATAGTtatccagaaaacccctttacatCTTGTGTAATATTAGTATACTGTAATTACCAGGATACGTGTAATAATTTTTTATGACTTATGACTTTTATGACTTATGTGCAGGTTTTTGAAGCAGAAAAATGGCATGTTGTAACATTACGTAAATGTCAACTTTCCTGTGTGAATGTGGtctaatatttttatataaaaatactaaaaataaggcTTTTAAGCTTCAAGTGTGCTTTATATGTCAATTGCTCATTTCAAAGCTTCTGAGATGAGCTGGCATTGCTGTCTTCCTTCCACCCCCACACAATACATTAGTGCTCTCACTGCTTGAATTATGATCCAGGCATGAAGGGAGGCTGTGCAGGGAGCATGACAAGCACCAGCCCATAGCAGTAGCTATAAAGCACAACTTATACTGCATAAAGGGAAGGGGGGTCATTACCAATCTGTTTTTATTGTACATGATAATGGAaacctgaaaaataaaaagaatcctgaaaatttgaaaaagaaaaaaaaacttttttaatctACTATTGCTCCAGCACTTCATCTGTTCTCTTGCAATTGTGATGTGCCATACTCTAAATGACTGCTGCAGCCCATCAATAGCCTCTGCAGTCTTGTGCCATAGATGCTACCATCTCTGCTGAGGTTTCTGGATGTAAATGTCATGTGGCTGGGTGTTGCATCACTGCTGCAGGAAAGTAATTAAAGACTGTCAAAGGGAAGAAGCTAGGGTGCtccttaaaattttattttatagtcTTTATTAATTCTGATGATTCAGGGCTAATGAGACTAGTAGAAAGCTTAGTAATTCAAAGCTAGAGTTATATATTCATTCATAGAAAACAGCTGGGCATCACTGAGTAGGACAACCCATGGAATCCCTATGTATACTGGAAGATTATTAGAACTTGCTCACTTCCCTTTGCATGAATATCTatgcattatctatctatctacaataatagtaattactgtactttaaatGTATAGTGCACACAAATTCCGCAGCGCtgaacagagcttgccagataagTCCCTGTCTCCCTGggggctcacaaactaatcaaccttctagtatgttttggagtgtgggaggaaactggaggacccaatggaaacccacacaaacacaatttttgcagatgttgacctggatggacctattcatctatctttctttctaatCTCTTgttatgaaaaataaatgaaaaaagcaTTTCTATTCCAACCCTGACCGGTCTTCAATCAGTCTCCATTTCCAACAATGCAGAGGCTCATCATCCATGCAGCCAATAACTGATTTAATGCAGGGATAGGCAACGTATGGAAGATATACAAACCCAAAATTCACAAGTCAATGTACAAAAACTTTGGTTTTGTAAGGgaatatacacatatagtagATCAAAAATATGGTGCTTAAAATTAGAAGTCAACACAACTTAAAATGGCTGCTGACCTCATGCAGAGTGAGTCTTTTTCCTTCACGTCTCTTCGAGTCGCTCCTTCCATAAATGGCACTATGTCGCCGGATCTCCCTTTCTTTTCTTGGCCCTCCATCTGGAATCTGAAATATATGTCCCAGCGATCGGCccaattttttgtttatttttagcatGGATCGCGCTTCAGCGACATCACCCCGAGGCAAGCCTTTCATTAGCCTCTCAACACTGTCAGATATTACTTGTACCAACTCAGGGTCTAGCCTTTCACCTGCCGTTGCATATTGTGTTCCTCTCCCATCTTCATCTTCCTCAACATCTTCCTCATCACCTTCATTTAGTTCTGGAGACACTTGTACTGTCCAAGGCCTGTTGTCTAGTTGTGATGGAGAGCGCTTCCCAAGTTGTTCTTGTTGTTCTGGAAGAACAAAACCACCAATGCCTTTGCTCAGAGACTCAATGTTACCAATGTGACCATTGCATGGCCGAGCTACTCTTCCCA includes:
- the NAB2 gene encoding NGFI-A-binding protein 2 isoform X1 → MAERAGRSEDLKRASKARIIAETTTLPRTLGELQLYRVLQRANLLGYYDTFIQQGGDDVQQLCEAGEDEFLEIMSLVGMATKPLHVRRLQKALRDWATNPGLFNQQPLNSVPLSASIPLFKISETMGRVARPCNGHIGNIESLSKGIGGFVLPEQQEQLGKRSPSQLDNRPWTVQVSPELNEGDEEDVEEDEDGRGTQYATAGERLDPELVQVISDSVERLMKGLPRGDVAEARSMLKINKKLGRSLGHIFQIPDGGPRKEREIRRHSAIYGRSDSKRREGKRLTLHELTINEAAAQCCMRDNTLLLRRVELFSLARQAARESSYLASLKCSRLNPEETGAPLTKIPKQEVVEVPLQSESESVTTSVRHSLEEDSGSVSGESMDGHLQAAVTVRIPTSPGAPPADLSLALPHPAPWSRQLLQQTLMDEGLRLARLVSRDRLGRLSLCVPGTPHIAECDDGGSESCPSLPVSPQITDLRSGSCKEQE
- the NAB2 gene encoding NGFI-A-binding protein 2 isoform X2, which codes for MAERAGRSEDLKRASKARIIAETTTLPRTLGELQLYRVLQRANLLGYYDTFIQQGGDDVQQLCEAGEDEFLEIMSLVGMATKPLHVRRLQKALRDWATNPGLFNQQPLNSVPLSASIPLFKISETMGRVARPCNGHIGNIESLSKGIGGFVLPEQQEQLGKRSPSQLDNRPWTVQVSPELNEGDEEDVEEDEDGRGTQYATAGERLDPELVQVISDSVERLMKGLPRGDVAEARSMLKINKKLGRSLGHIFQIPDGGPRKEREIRRHSAIYGRSDSKRREGKRLTLHELTINEAAAQCCMRDNTLLLRRVELFSLARQAARESSYLASLKCSRLNPEETGAPLTKIPKQEVVEVPLQSESESVTTSVRHSLEEDSGSVSGESMDGHLQAVTVRIPTSPGAPPADLSLALPHPAPWSRQLLQQTLMDEGLRLARLVSRDRLGRLSLCVPGTPHIAECDDGGSESCPSLPVSPQITDLRSGSCKEQE
- the NAB2 gene encoding NGFI-A-binding protein 2 isoform X3, with the translated sequence MSLVGMATKPLHVRRLQKALRDWATNPGLFNQQPLNSVPLSASIPLFKISETMGRVARPCNGHIGNIESLSKGIGGFVLPEQQEQLGKRSPSQLDNRPWTVQVSPELNEGDEEDVEEDEDGRGTQYATAGERLDPELVQVISDSVERLMKGLPRGDVAEARSMLKINKKLGRSLGHIFQIPDGGPRKEREIRRHSAIYGRSDSKRREGKRLTLHELTINEAAAQCCMRDNTLLLRRVELFSLARQAARESSYLASLKCSRLNPEETGAPLTKIPKQEVVEVPLQSESESVTTSVRHSLEEDSGSVSGESMDGHLQAAVTVRIPTSPGAPPADLSLALPHPAPWSRQLLQQTLMDEGLRLARLVSRDRLGRLSLCVPGTPHIAECDDGGSESCPSLPVSPQITDLRSGSCKEQE